One part of the Rattus rattus isolate New Zealand chromosome 14, Rrattus_CSIRO_v1, whole genome shotgun sequence genome encodes these proteins:
- the LOC116883737 gene encoding trophoblast-specific protein alpha-like has product MTPTVFLAILCLGVASAAILPDTTLYAELQEQKGKEGFRKAVWDEFMKTVKLYNSKNDQEEEELDIEMSALSELTDEDFMTIMTSISHSMFGEDENQAQSLGDVPEFEDLVESGDEIPIQEQLE; this is encoded by the exons AtgactcctacagtctttctAGCCATCCTGTGCCTGGGAGTGGCCTCAGCTGCCATACTCCCTGATACCACTTTGTATGCTGAATTGCAAGAGCAGAAG GGTAAAGAAGGATTCAGAAAAGCAGTGTGGGATGAGTTTATGAAGACTGTCAAACTGTACAATAGCAAAAatgaccaggaggaggaggagctcgACATAGAAATGAGTGCCCTCAGTGAGCTG ACTGATGAAGATTTCATGACAATAATGACTAGCATTTCACACTCAATGTTTGGAGAGGATGAAAACCAAGCACAGTCACTTGGCGATGTCCCCGAATTTGAGGATTTGGTGGAGAGCGGAGATGAGATTCCTATACAGGAACAG TTAGAGTAA
- the LOC116883738 gene encoding protein CTLA-2-beta-like: MASAAPSPDPSLDAEWEEWKKKFGKTYSPDEERHRRAVWEDSKKTIEAHNADYKQGKTSFSMGLNQFSDLTTEEFRRNCCGSLMCRGKTTHDLPIPEDLGKNSSLTPGRDQV, encoded by the exons ATGGCCTCAGCTGCTCCATCTCCTGATCCAAGTTTGGATGCCGAGTGGGAGGAATGGAAGAAGAAATTTGGAAAAACCTACAGCCCG GATGAAGAACGACACAGAAGAGCAGTGTGGGAGGACAGTAAGAAGACAATTGAGGCGCACAATGCAGACTATAAGCAGGGCAAGACCAGCTTCTCCATGGGCCTAAATCAATTTAGCGACTTG actACGGAAGAATTCAGGAGAAATTGCTGTGGAAGCTTAATGTGTAGAGGAAAAACAACTCATGATTTGCCCATACCTGAGGATTTGGGAAAGAACAGCTCTCTGACACCTGGGAGGGATCAGGTATGA